One genomic window of Anaerolineales bacterium includes the following:
- a CDS encoding peptidylprolyl isomerase: MARKLRTRILLVCTLTLAGCSMIEAELPTATSTPSPPTATPEPAAATVNGEVILLADFEDEIQRFEAAKREAGIDLATLDAYKNQVLQALIDRRLLAQGARANGIQLETSDVDAAVQDLAVELGGNEAMGVWLAETGYTLEGFKLALEEDMLAARMVENILQDVPENVAQVHARHILLASEEDAQFILEQLAANADFGNLARLYSRDSSTRPDGGDLGWFPRGGLLFPEIETAAFELQPGEISTIVKSDLGYHIVQTLETGERPLSPNDLRDMQERAVEDWISTQRESANIEVLITP, from the coding sequence ATGGCCAGAAAATTACGAACCCGAATACTTTTGGTGTGTACGCTCACCTTGGCCGGCTGCAGCATGATCGAAGCCGAACTGCCCACGGCGACATCAACACCCTCCCCGCCAACGGCAACGCCTGAACCCGCAGCGGCGACGGTTAATGGCGAGGTGATTCTCCTGGCGGATTTCGAAGACGAGATCCAGCGATTTGAAGCCGCAAAACGTGAAGCTGGCATCGACCTTGCAACCCTGGACGCGTACAAAAATCAAGTGCTCCAGGCACTCATCGATCGTAGATTGCTCGCCCAGGGCGCCCGCGCAAACGGAATCCAGCTGGAAACGAGTGATGTGGACGCAGCAGTCCAGGACCTGGCGGTGGAATTGGGCGGTAACGAAGCGATGGGCGTCTGGCTGGCTGAGACGGGGTATACATTGGAAGGTTTCAAGCTTGCGCTCGAAGAGGACATGCTTGCGGCGCGTATGGTCGAAAACATCCTTCAAGATGTACCCGAAAACGTTGCACAGGTCCATGCCCGTCACATCCTCCTCGCCAGCGAAGAAGATGCGCAGTTTATATTGGAACAACTCGCCGCGAATGCGGACTTTGGCAACTTGGCCCGTCTGTATTCACGCGACTCGAGCACACGACCGGACGGCGGAGATTTGGGGTGGTTCCCTCGCGGAGGCTTGCTTTTTCCCGAGATCGAAACCGCCGCATTCGAACTGCAGCCCGGTGAAATCAGCACTATCGTAAAAAGCGATTTGGGGTATCACATCGTGCAAACCCTCGAAACGGGCGAGCGTCCGCTTTCCCCAAACGACTTGCGAGACATGCAGGAACGGGCTGTGGAGGACTGGATCTCCACTCAGCGCGAATCTGCAAACATTGAGGTCTTGATCACACCGTAA